The Alnus glutinosa chromosome 3, dhAlnGlut1.1, whole genome shotgun sequence nucleotide sequence GCTTGTGttctaaattatttatttatttttcaaaaataagagTAATTTGGAAATTCTGACATTTTTGAAGTCTTAACAGAAGGTCACATTTGGGAAAAGTAAAGTTTTCCTTTCGCATATAACCTTGACAAATCCCAAATCAGTGAATTCTGGATATCGGAGCTCAGTTAATTTACTGGGTGAAATTTATGTTTTCCTCCGTTTTCTGGGCAACCAAATTTTTGCCATTGGTGGGTTTGCAGAATGTCTATCGAACAGTACATGGAGGGGCTATTGCGGCTATTGCTGAGATGATGTCAATTGCTTCTGCTCGAACCGTGGTGGCCGAGGATAAGGAACTCTTTCTTGGGGAACTCAGCATGTCATATCTCTCCGGTGCTCGAAATAacgtgagttttttttttttccccctttttttttataccaaATTTCTTGTAGAAATTGTAGAAGCCGAAAACAGATTCGTTGATGAATACGCCAATAAGCCCCAGAAGTGAAATGGGAGTGTTGTTTATGCACGTACAGGAGGAGGTGATTGTTGATGGGTCCGTCGTGAGGAGCGGAAGAAATTTGAGTGTAGTTGCAGTAGAGTTCAAACTGGAGAAAACTGGGCAGTTGATCTACACTGCTCGGGCCACCTTCTATCACATGCCGGTTGCCAAGTTGTGAAGCCTTTGTGGTTCAATATCTTTGAGGCTTATGCATCTTAATTCTTAACGTTGTATGGAAAATTGTTAACTAAATGTTTTAAGTTTATTATTGAGaaatagtaaataaaatatatgtcaatttggaCCGGAGCCAGAAAATTATTATCGAAGCGGCCgaactaaaaatattataaacacAAAGAAGTGTGCTAATTTAAGTATTAGAGTATCTCCGGTCAAGACCGCAGATCCTTTGACGCTTCTATTATTTTGTAAGTTGTGCATCATCGGCCAAGCCGTACCAAAAATTGATCTAACaaaattaattctttattttgtttcaaaactTTTATGTTAACAATTTTCATAGTTTAAAATGCGCTTTCAGTAATTGTTATAAATACTAAAGTAGATCCACCCGCTAGGCTCTTGTGCTCAACATGAACATCAAGAGTGCAACATTATACCTAAACAATTAGGTAATCACACAATAATTTAATAACAGGTTAATAATTGAGCATATTTTTATGTTAAAGCATATTTATTGAACCGAATCAAATTTATTCAATCGGGTTTGAGCATGTTTGAGATTCAATTATAAGCTGAAGTTCGATTGGGTTTGAGAGTGTGATTTCACTTgtcaaaaaattatgattttaaactaaattgtaaaaagtatattatTTGAAACTGAGTTATTAAAAATTTACGAattgaaaacatatatatataaaattgtgatttcaaatcaaaagtaaggatatatattttaaaaaattaattattttaaaagcaaaattataattttaaagttcAAACCATTtaactccatttttttttaaaaaatattacatcaaataacgcattttaaaatcactatgaAAGGAGCAATGAAGACCACTGAGTCACTGACATTATCGGGTTGACCGCCttaggaaa carries:
- the LOC133863662 gene encoding uncharacterized protein LOC133863662; the encoded protein is MSQEEKGQAMAKPSITNHHLPESFCGSMKISKDVPSQSVIAIKDMFGDVEISGPVPENCNTKEFYSDLIRGHLKPQRVVRGRVTCLLTVTPAITNVYRTVHGGAIAAIAEMMSIASARTVVAEDKELFLGELSMSYLSGARNNEEVIVDGSVVRSGRNLSVVAVEFKLEKTGQLIYTARATFYHMPVAKL